A genomic window from Anticarsia gemmatalis isolate Benzon Research Colony breed Stoneville strain chromosome 22, ilAntGemm2 primary, whole genome shotgun sequence includes:
- the mRpL39 gene encoding mitochondrial ribosomal protein L39 → MRRHITNLSRIITQNSCTKALPLTRYLSTQEAIDRRYHLFTLEKKRQIENVGRIEKIEVQYKGVPNDCTLVMNKEISTPYDCARHLSEWHMESTALALVDGTVYWDMHRPLTENCTLEFQNFTVAEPHQVNKAFWRTCSFMLGACATVAFKDTVPVKLHSFPGPDIRSGSFIYDIDLPSLPDWTPSRQELVTLTAEYLKLTRENHPLERLEVSEDLALEMFVDNEHKTRQIPSIARNNGKVTLYRAGKHVDISKGPMISTTGQIGRLSLASVHKVNGSQDTDVKQLYRFQGVALPTGVMMNHFAFSILVDRARKLNNARSPIKASEETESIAAQA, encoded by the exons atgagGAGACACATTACAAATTTGTCCAGAATTATAACTCAAAACAGTTGTACAAAAGCATTACCATTGACTA GATATCTAAGCACTCAAGAGGCTATAGACCGCCGGTATCACTTATTTACATTAGAGAAGAAGCGTCAGATAGAAAATGTGGGACGTATTGAGAAAATCGAGGTCCAGTACAAAGGTGTACCGAACGACTGCACATTAGTTATGAATAAAGAAATTTCTACGCCTTACGATTGCGCTAGAC ATCTAAGTGAGTGGCACATGGAGAGCACTGCTCTTGCACTAGTTGATGGCACAGTGTATTGGGACATGCACAGACCTCTCACTGAAAACTGTACACTGGAA TTCCAAAACTTCACAGTAGCAGAGCCGCACCAGGTGAACAAGGCATTCTGGCGCACATGCTCGTTCATGCTCGGTGCGTGCGCTACTGTCGCCTTCAAAGATACCGTGCCTGTGAAGCTACACAGTTTCCCTGGTCCTGACA TTCGCAGTGGTTCATTCATCTACGACATCGACTTACCCTCCCTGCCCGACTGGACGCCATCTCGTCAAGAATTGGTCACGTTAACAGCAGAATACTTGAAGCTTACCAGAGAAAATCATCCACTAGAGCGCCTGGAAGTCAGCGAGGATCTGGCGCTGGAGATGTTTGTAGACAACGAGCATAAGACTAGGCAGATACCTAGTATTGCAAGGAATAATG GTAAAGTAACTTTATACCGAGCGGGCAAACATGTGGATATATCAAAAGGCCCTATGATCAGCACTACAGGACAGATCGGTCGCCTCAGCCTGGCCTCTGTTCACAAAGTTAATG GGTCACAAGATACAGATGTGAAGCAGCTATACAGGTTCCAAGGAGTGGCTCTACCTACAGGTGTTATGATGAATCACTTTGCATTCTCCATCCTTGTCGACAGAGCTAGGAAACTG aacAACGCGAGATCGCCAATAAAGGCGAGCGAGGAGACTGAGAGCATAGCAGCGCAGGCGTGA
- the LOC142982503 gene encoding gastrulation defective protein 1 homolog yields MNKKPISFGKISFSASKSKESEKNEADSTSGFGTFGRTPIQEHKEIEEIAEDLENQHVQQVMGIKNFGKKAKNFDVTEMVQQAKINALEANKKRLEAEANSTTDKTEPGKGDESDDELIGPPLPPGLTVGQQDDDEDEIGPPVPPELLKKDGKKDKSKSDKGDDDEDSYDELSGSDDEEEMPLLKRIPNSHEVEMLHGSKAVVALAVDPSGARLATGSIDYDVSFWDFAGMDAGMRSFRTLQPCENHPIRALQYSNTGDSILVVSGSAQAKVLDRDGFEVLECVKGDQYINDMAKTKGHTAALNSGCWHPHIREEFMTCAQDGTLRLWRTENPKQHKAVIKPRQQGGLKTSPTSCTFSRDGNTVACGCFDGSIQMWDHRKNFVNTSALLRDGHQKQSEICSISYSYLGNCLASRGNDDTLKLWDLRHFKKPLNVFGGLFSRYEQTDCAFSPDDSMIFTGESLQRGQNTGRLIFYNTKTFEEVTHIDVTKSHVIKAVWHAKLNQIFVGCGNGVVKCYFDQKRSLRGAKLCIVKTQRKKHSMEVVSAQQIITPHALPLFRQEKLRTSKKKMEKDRLDPVKSHRPDLPITSGQGGRVAASGSTLSSFVIRNLGLSKRVDDEQDPREAILKYAKEAEENPFWVAPAYKKTQPMPIFQGEGEEDGPSDPKKSKNS; encoded by the exons atgaataaaaagccAATATCCTTtggtaaaataagttttagtgCTAGTAAATCTAAAGAAAGCGAGAAAAATGAGGCAGATTCGACCTCGGGTTTCGGAACCTTTGGACGAACACCCATCCAAGAACACAAGGAAATTGAAGAAATCGCTGAAGATTTAGAAAACCAGCACGTGCAACAAGTAATGGGGATCAAAAACTTTGGTAAAAAAGCGAAAAACTTTGACGTAACTGAAATGGTGCAACAGGCAAAGATAAACGCTCTGGAAGCCAATAAAAAGAGGTTAGAAGCCGAAGCTAATAGTACCACAGATAAAACAGAACCGGGCAAAGGTGATGAAAGTGATGATGAACTAATTGGTCCTCCATTACCTCCTGGTTTGACAGTGGGTCAACAggatgatgatgaagatgaaATAGGTCCACCGGTGCCTCCAGAATTGTTGAAGAAAGATGGCAAGAAGGACAAAAGCAAGAGTGACAAaggtgatgatgatgaagacaGTTATGATGAACTGAGTGGGTCTGATGATGAGGAAGAAATGCCTTTATTGAAGAGAATACCCAATAGCCATGAG GTGGAAATGCTGCATGGTAGTAAAGCAGTGGTAGCCCTTGCAGTGGATCCATCAGGTGCTCGACTAGCTACTGGCTCTATAGATTATGATGTCTCCTTCTGGGATTTTGCAG gTATGGATGCAGGCATGAGATCCTTCCGTACACTACAGCCTTGTGAGAACCATCCAATCAGAGCACTACAATACTCCAACACTGGTGACTCCATCCTGGTGGTCAGTGGGTCAGCACAGGCCAAGGTGTTGGACCGAGATGGGTTTGAAGTGCTTGAATGTGTGAAGGGAGACCAGTATATTAATGATATGGCTAA AACCAAAGGTCACACGGCAGCTCTGAACAGCGGCTGCTGGCACCCACACATCCGTGAAGAATTCATGACGTGCGCCCAAGACGGGACCCTCCGTCTCTGGCGGACAGAAAACCCTAAACAACACAAAGCAGTTATCAAACCTCGTCAACAAGGAGGTTTGAAGACATCCCCTACATCCTGCACGTTTTCTAGAGATGGCAATACCGTCGCTTGTGGCTGCTTCGACGGCTCTATACAAATGTGGGACCATAGGAAAAACTTCGTCAATACATCTGCTTTACTAAGAGACGGACATCAAAAGCAATCAGAAATATGCAGCATATCTTACTCTTATTTAGGCAACTGTTTAGCGTCGAGAGGAAACGATGATACTCTCAAACTATGGGACTTGAGGCATTTTAAAAAACCGCTGAATGTTTTCGGCGGTCTTTTCTCGAGGTACGAGCAGACTGACTGTGCCTTCAGTCCAGATGATTCTATGATATTCACTGGTGAGTCTTTGCAAAGAGGACAGAATACTGGCAGACTTATATTCTATAATACAAAGACGTTTGAAGAAGTCACGCATATTGATGTGACGAAATCACACGTTATCAAAGCAGTATGGCACGCGAAATTAAACCAGATCTTCGTGGGATGTGGTAATGGCGTTGTGAAATGTTACTTCGACCAGAAACGCAGTTTACGTGGAGCAAAATTATGCATAGTGAAGACTCAGAGAAAGAAGCATTCTATGGAAGTGGTGAGTGCTCAGCAAATCATCACTCCTCATGCCTTACCGTTGTTCAGACAAGAGAAGTTGAGGACCTCAAAGAAGAAGATGGAGAAAGACCGTCTGGATCCTGTCAAGTCCCATAGACCAGATTTACCTATTACTTCAGGACAAGGCGGAAGAGTTGCTGCTTCTGGCAGTACTCTTAGCTCATTCGTGATCAGAAACCTTGGGTTGAGTAAGAGGGTAGATGATGAACAGGATCCGAGGGAAGCTATTCTGAAATACGCGAAAGAAGCTGAAGAGAACCCGTTCTGGGTTGCTCCAGCTTATAAGAAGACGCAGCCGATGCCCATATTCCAAGGAGAGGGAGAGGAAGATGGACCCTCAGACCCTAAAAAGTCGAAGAACTCATAG